The uncultured Bacteroides sp. genome includes the window ACGAATTTGAAGATATTCTGATCGGAACCGGAGTATTGGAAATTATGCAAGACGGATATGGATTCTTGCGCTCATCCGACTACAACTATCTGTCATCTCCTGATGATATTTATGTATCTCAGTCGCAAATTAAGCTCTTCGGGCTGAAAACAGGCGATGTAGTTGAAGGGGCCATTCGTCCTCCAAAAGAAGGAGAAAAATATTTTCCATTGGTCAAAGTCTCAAAAATAAATGGAAGAGATGCCACTTTTGTACGAGACCGTGTACCTTTTGAACACCTCACTCCACTCTTTCCTGACGAGAAATTCAAACTCTGCAGAGGAGGTTATTCTGATTCACTGTCTGCCCGCGTTGTAGATCTATTTGCTCCTATAGGCAAAGGACAACGAGGATTAATTGTAGCTCAGCCAAAGACTGGTAAAACAATCTTATTGAAAGATATAGCCAATGCCATAGCAGCCAATCATCCGGAAGTATATATGATTATGTTGCTTATAGATGAACGTCCGGAGGAAGTAACGGATATGGCCCGTAGTGTAAATGCAGAAGTTATTGCTTCTACCTTTGACGAACCCGCAGAACGCCACGTAAAAATAGCAGGCATCGTACTGGAAAAGGCGAAAAGAATGGTAGAATGCGGACACGATGTTGTTATCTTTCTCGATTCCATCACTCGCTTGGCTCGTGCATACAATACTGTATCTCCTGCTTCGGGCAAAGTCCTTTCGGGAGGTGTAGACGCCAATGCGCTCCACAAACCAAAACGCTTCTTCGGTGCTGCCCGTAACATTGAAAACGGAGGTTCATTAACCATCTTGGCTACCGCTCTTATCGATACCGGTTCTAAAATGGACGAAGTGATTTTTGAAGAGTTTAAAGGAACGGGAAACATGGAGCTTCAGCTCGATCGTAACCTTTCTAACAAACGAATATTCCCGGCCGTAAACATTGTAGCCTCAAGCACCCGACGTGATGATCTGCTTATGGACAAACAAACTTTGGATAGGATGTGGATATTACGCAAATATCTTTCGGATATGAATCCTATTGAAGCAATGAATTTTGTGAAAGACCGCTTGGAAAAAACAAAAGATAATGATGAATTTCTGATGAGCATGAACAGCTAATCAAAAGAACATAAAACTTAAAAGAGCGGAGATGAATTATAGTCTTCGCTCTTTTTTTATCTGAATAAAAATGTATCTTTGATACAGTTAACTTAAGTGCTTTTTATTTATGTATACAAACAAACAGATCTGGCACGTAAGCTTCCCGATCTTATTAAGTCTTCTTGCGCAGAATATTATCAACGTCACCGATACGGCTTTTCTCGGACGAGTCAGCGAAGTAGCACTCGGTGCATCTGCCATGGGAGGGTTATTCTATATCTGTATTTTCACTGTCGCTTTTGGTTTCAGTACGGGCTCTCAAATAGTTATTGCCCGACGCAACGGAGAGAAAAAATATGCCGAAGTAGGGCCGGTCATGATTCAGGGCGCTATGTTTCTTCTTATCATGGCATCATTGCTTTTTGCTTTTAGTCGCCTGTTCGGAGGAAACATTATGCACTTATTGGTGTCGTCCGAAACAATATTTAATGCCACAATGGAGTATATCCATTGGCGGGTTTTCGGTTTCTTTTTTGCCTTTATCAATGTTATGTTCCGTGCCTTTTATATCGGAACAACACGTACAAAAGTACTGATAATCAACGCCATCGTTATGGCAATAACCAATGTGATACTCGACTATATACTTATATTCGGCAAATTCGGCTTCCCTGAACTCGGAATAAAAGGTGCCGCTATTGCCTCCGTTATCGCCGAAGCTTCTTCTATCGTCTTTTTTCTTATCTACACATATATAACTGTTGATTTGAAAAAATACGGATTGAATCGCTTCCGTTCTTTCAACTCTGCACTGCTCATGCGAATCCTGAATATTTCAAGCTTCACCATGCTCCAGTATTTTTTATCCATGGCTACATGGTTTGCATTTTTTGCTGCAGTAGAGCGAATAGGACAGCGAGAGCTTGCCATAGCAAATATTGTACGAAGCATTTATATAGTTATGATGGTTTCTGTTAGTTCACTCTCTACAGCAGCCAACAGCCTGGTTAGTAATACCATTGGCTCCGGAGACATCAACCACGTTATTCCTTTAATAAAGAAAATAGCCCGATTCTCTTTTTTAATTATGATGATATTGGTTATAGTAGTAGTAGTTTTCCCGAAAGCAATTCTTTCAATCTACACCAATGAAGCAGCTTTAATTGCAGAATCGGTACCTTCTGTATATGTTATAAGCGGAGCGATGCTCATTGCCTCTGTTTCAAACATCCTATTCAGTGGCATCTCCGGAACAGGAAACACCCGCTCTGCGCTAATGCTCGAAACCATCACTTTGACTATTTATATGCTATATGTCTTTATCGTCGGAGTTTGGCTACATGCCCCGGTCGAAATTTGCTTTACTACAGAGGTTTTATACTATAGCTTGGTGCTATTAGCAAGCTATTTTTACTTCAAGAAAGCAAAATGGCAGAATAAAAAGATATAAATAAATGGGATTTTCGTACATTTGCACCTTTAAGAATATTGAAAAATAAGATAACCTGTAATTTGTGATTGATATATGTTCGATAATTTAAGCGAAAGACTCGAAAGGTCATTTAAAATTCTCAAAGGTGAAGGCAAAATCACCGAAATCAACGTAGCTGAAACGCTGAAAGATGTACGTAAGGCTTTGCTTGATGCCGATGTGAACTATAAAGTGGCTAAAAACTTCACTGATACGGTAAAAGAAAAAGCACTGGGACAAAATGTACTTACCGCCGTAAAGCCCAGCCAGTTGATGGTGAAAATCGTGCACGACGAGCTTACGCAATTGATGGGAGGCGAGACAGTAGAAATAAACATAAAAGGACAACCTGCCGTTATCTTGATGTCCGGATTACAAGGCTCAGGTAAAACAACATTTTCGGGCAAGCTGGCTCAAATGTTAAAAACCAAAAAAGGCAAGAGTCCTCTGCTTGTTGCCTGCGATGTGTATCGTCCGGCAGCTATCGAGCAATTGCGTGTTTTGGCCGAACAAATCGGCGTACCAATATATTCAGAGATCGACAGCAAAGACCCTGTGTCTATCGCCCAAAATGCAATTAAAGAAGCCAAAGCAAAAGGATACGATTTGGTCATTATCGATACAGCCGGTCGTTTAGCTGTGGATGAGCTAATGATGAACGAAATCGCAGCAATCAAAACAGCCATCAATCCAAACGAAATTCTCTTTGTCGTTGATTCTATGACAGGGCAAGATGCTGTGAATACAGCTAAAGAATTTAACGAACGCTTGAACTTTGACGGAGTGGTACTCACCAAACTTGATGGTGACACACGCGGTGGTGCTGCGTTATCCATACGATCGGTTGTTAACAAACCTATCAAATTTGTAGGAACGGGCGAAAAGCTTGATGCTATTGATCAGTTCCACCCCGCACGTATGTCAGACCGTATCCTCGGTATGGGTGATATTGTTTCACTTGTTGAGCGTGCACAAGAGCAATATGATGAAGAAGAAGCTAAACGTATACAAAGAAAAATAGCCAAAAATCAATTTGACTTTAACGACTTTCTAAGTCAGATTGCTCAAATAAAGAAAATGGGTAATTTGAAAGACCTCGCATCAATGATTCCGGGCGTTAGTAAAGCGATTAAGGATGTCGATCTTAACGATGACGCTTTTAAAAGCATTGAAGCTATTATTTATTCAATGACTCCCAAAGAACGTTCTAACCCGGCGCTTTTAAACGGACCGCGACGCACACGCATAGCAAAAGGAAGCGGCACAACTATCCAAGAAGTAAATCGCCTGCTAAAACAATTCGACGAAACTCGTAAGATGATGAAAATGGTGTCCGGCGCTAATAAAATGGGCAAAATGATGCCGAAAATGAAACGATAACCAAATTTATCCGATCTATTTTTATAATGCAAAATAATTAAAGCCATATGCCAGATTACAAATTAATTGACGGAAAAGCTATTTCCGAACAAGTAAAGCAAGAAATTGCTGCTGAAGTGGCGGAAATTGCAAGCAAAGGAGGTAAACAACCTCACTTGGCAGCTATCCTTGTAGGACACGATGGCGGCAGTGAAACGTATGTAGCCGCCAAAGTAAAAGCTTGCGAAACATGTGGTTTCAAATCTTCTCTTATACGCTACGAAAATGATGTTACAGAAGAAGAATTGCTGACAAAAGTACGCGAGTTGAATGAGGATGAGGATGTAGACGGATTTATTGTTCAGTTGCCACTCCCTAAGCATATCTCCGAACAAAAGGTAATAGAAACCATCGACTTTCGTAAAGATGTAGACGGATTCCACCCCATAAATGTGGGGCGCATGTCCATCGGGCTGCCTTGCTATGTTTCAGCAACGCCCAACGGCATTCTGGAGCTATTAAAACGTTATAAGATAGAAACATCGGGCAAAAAATGCGTTGTATTGGGACGCAGCAACATCGTTGGCAAGCCCATGGCTGCCCTAATGATGCAAAAAGCATATCCCGGTGATGCTACAGTAACTGTTTGCCACAGCCACTCACGCGATTTGGTGAAAGAGTGCCGGGAAGCCGACATAATCATTGCCGCTTTGGGACAGCCTAATTTTGTTACCGCCGAAATGGTGAAAGAAGGTGCTGTGGTAATAGACGTGGGAACTACCCGGCTTCCGTCCGACAAAACTAAATCGGGATTTAAGCTAACCGGTGACGTGAAGTTTGACGAAGTGGCACCCAAATGTTCATTCATTACTCCCGTGCCGGGTGGCGTAGGACCAATGACTATCGTTTCACTAATGAGGAACACTTTACTTGCCGGTAAAAAAGCAATTTATAAATGATATACTGAGTGAGCGATAGACAATGTCGAATTTAAAATTACCGACAGCAAGATATCGCTCATTTTTTTGATTTCTGTTCTCACCCAGCCTAGGCTATAATACTTAACCTCAACATGAGAACTATTTTCTTCCCTCTTTCCATTCTTCTGCTTTCATGTTTCTTCGGCCCGGTACTCCAGGAAAAAGAAACGATCAGAACAGATTCGGACAGCATCGTTTCTTCCAAAATCACCTTATTATTTGTCGGAGATTTAATGCAACATCAGGGACAAATAGAGGCTGCCCGCACCGCTTCGGGATATGATTATTCGGAATGTTTCAAGCTGGTAAAGGAGGAAATAAGCAAGGCAGATGTGGCTATCGGTAATTTGGAAGTTACTTTAGGGGGCGAACCCT containing:
- the rho gene encoding transcription termination factor Rho; translation: MYNIIQLNDKNLSELQTIAQELGIKKSDSLKKEELVYKILDEQAIVGATKKVAADKVKEDRNDDKKKRSRVNIKKEGADKVFSASKSGEITRAEVAPQASPIAKPQLQKVVVQAPAAPKKVVTTEAAALAAEATNNDSVEIKSTQNNSKRKAGRPKKTKAENKAVPQIQNEAVPATPTSTPIPTPTPPIAVKTVNQPIKPIRNFFKEEESPVLLDADSEADDDFIAIEELPSEKMELPTELLGKFEATKVETAVPQEQPQSKQQRIIRPRDNRENNNNPQSHTVQRPPIQKATQGEATAAPERKIIEREKSYEFEDILIGTGVLEIMQDGYGFLRSSDYNYLSSPDDIYVSQSQIKLFGLKTGDVVEGAIRPPKEGEKYFPLVKVSKINGRDATFVRDRVPFEHLTPLFPDEKFKLCRGGYSDSLSARVVDLFAPIGKGQRGLIVAQPKTGKTILLKDIANAIAANHPEVYMIMLLIDERPEEVTDMARSVNAEVIASTFDEPAERHVKIAGIVLEKAKRMVECGHDVVIFLDSITRLARAYNTVSPASGKVLSGGVDANALHKPKRFFGAARNIENGGSLTILATALIDTGSKMDEVIFEEFKGTGNMELQLDRNLSNKRIFPAVNIVASSTRRDDLLMDKQTLDRMWILRKYLSDMNPIEAMNFVKDRLEKTKDNDEFLMSMNS
- a CDS encoding MATE family efflux transporter; the protein is MYTNKQIWHVSFPILLSLLAQNIINVTDTAFLGRVSEVALGASAMGGLFYICIFTVAFGFSTGSQIVIARRNGEKKYAEVGPVMIQGAMFLLIMASLLFAFSRLFGGNIMHLLVSSETIFNATMEYIHWRVFGFFFAFINVMFRAFYIGTTRTKVLIINAIVMAITNVILDYILIFGKFGFPELGIKGAAIASVIAEASSIVFFLIYTYITVDLKKYGLNRFRSFNSALLMRILNISSFTMLQYFLSMATWFAFFAAVERIGQRELAIANIVRSIYIVMMVSVSSLSTAANSLVSNTIGSGDINHVIPLIKKIARFSFLIMMILVIVVVVFPKAILSIYTNEAALIAESVPSVYVISGAMLIASVSNILFSGISGTGNTRSALMLETITLTIYMLYVFIVGVWLHAPVEICFTTEVLYYSLVLLASYFYFKKAKWQNKKI
- the ffh gene encoding signal recognition particle protein, whose amino-acid sequence is MFDNLSERLERSFKILKGEGKITEINVAETLKDVRKALLDADVNYKVAKNFTDTVKEKALGQNVLTAVKPSQLMVKIVHDELTQLMGGETVEINIKGQPAVILMSGLQGSGKTTFSGKLAQMLKTKKGKSPLLVACDVYRPAAIEQLRVLAEQIGVPIYSEIDSKDPVSIAQNAIKEAKAKGYDLVIIDTAGRLAVDELMMNEIAAIKTAINPNEILFVVDSMTGQDAVNTAKEFNERLNFDGVVLTKLDGDTRGGAALSIRSVVNKPIKFVGTGEKLDAIDQFHPARMSDRILGMGDIVSLVERAQEQYDEEEAKRIQRKIAKNQFDFNDFLSQIAQIKKMGNLKDLASMIPGVSKAIKDVDLNDDAFKSIEAIIYSMTPKERSNPALLNGPRRTRIAKGSGTTIQEVNRLLKQFDETRKMMKMVSGANKMGKMMPKMKR
- the folD gene encoding bifunctional methylenetetrahydrofolate dehydrogenase/methenyltetrahydrofolate cyclohydrolase FolD, giving the protein MPDYKLIDGKAISEQVKQEIAAEVAEIASKGGKQPHLAAILVGHDGGSETYVAAKVKACETCGFKSSLIRYENDVTEEELLTKVRELNEDEDVDGFIVQLPLPKHISEQKVIETIDFRKDVDGFHPINVGRMSIGLPCYVSATPNGILELLKRYKIETSGKKCVVLGRSNIVGKPMAALMMQKAYPGDATVTVCHSHSRDLVKECREADIIIAALGQPNFVTAEMVKEGAVVIDVGTTRLPSDKTKSGFKLTGDVKFDEVAPKCSFITPVPGGVGPMTIVSLMRNTLLAGKKAIYK